The genome window ttcggggcgtgacatgcAGCTCAATTGGTAACAGGCGATTCCCTCAGGGGAATGTAAAGTAGTAGGAGGTTGCGGGTTCGATTACTGCAGAGTGAAATCGAATTGGCTTGCAGACCCTGGGCTGGAGACACCCCGCATGTCAAGCCATATCGAGCATGGGAGGGGGCTACAACGTACGTACGGGGTTACACCTCGTAGTCTACTCACCGGGACCCGGCGACCCGTGCGCGGGGTCCTcacaacataatcaaaataaaacatatcttaacaacaattgagaaattaaggggagaaataagaggaaaggaaaaaaaattatggagactcactaaggagaatcgcagtatctttttgcaaaatatacaaaccataaagactaactaaagtgGATAGTCAAattaatcatgctgggccccgtgcatcgcactggcatagtttgctagtagTTCCCTAAGTATGCACTtgacagttttggtcctttaaatttgcccaaaagttaacacttttagtctttataaaatatttatcgaACTCGGTTTGTTAGATTTGGCGTGAACaatgaaaaaatgatttaattatAAACACCAAGAAAATTCTATCAAATCTTAAAATATGCAATACAAAAAACTACACTAGACACTAAAAAGTATACTCCAAATAGCAAAACTTACACATTATAAAGCTACACCAAACTTAAGAAATAAATTTAACATAGCAaaaactattttaaaaaaaaaagtatacatCTAAATATGAGCTCCATTAATTTCTCTATTTTTCATTGTTCCTGTCAAATCTAAAGGACATGATTCAGCAAATATTTGAGGGAGACTAAAGTattaatttttgacaaacttaaaacCCTAAAACTGTTATATACATACTAAAGGGACTACATTCAACCCACCTACCATCAAACATAAGGAACTAAtttagtcattttctcatttgcCCTTTGTACACAGTCCCTCtgtataattttgttttaaggcacttTCTAAATTTAGGGCAACACTGTCTCTCTATCCATTGAAGATGAAGATAAGTTCTGTGCGTTTCCCTCGCTATGGTAACTCTTTCCTTTCTACATTTAGAGCTTATTCTTCaaatcataataatacatctATTTCAGTAAAGGCTAAACTTGGGTTAAATAGCAAGATTGAGAATGTTAAGTGTTTAGATGATGCTGTTACTCTCTTCCATCAAATGGTTAGAATGAAGCCTCTTCCTTCAGTTGTCAGTTTCTCTAAATTATTTAAGACTATACTAACTATGAAGCATTATTCTGCTGTGATTTCTCTTTTTGGAGAAATGCAGAAATTGGGTACCCCAATTGACGGAGTCATCTTGAATAGCGTGATTAACAATTATTGCCTGATGCATCGTGTTGACTGTGCATTTTCGGTATTACCCATTTACTTGAAGAATGGCATTCCATTTAATGTTGTCACCTTTAACACCCTAATTAGGGGAATCTTTGCTGAAAATAAGGTTAAAGATGCGGTTGAATTGTTCAAAAAGTTGGTTAGAGAGAAGATTTGTGTGCCCAACGAAGTCACATATGCAACTGTCATGAATGGACTCAGCAAAAGGGGCCATACTGAGAAGACTTTGAGTTTGCTCCGGTTAATGGAACAGGGGAATACTAAGCCCAACATAAAGAACTACAACATTGTGATAGATGCGCTTTGCAAAGATGGAAACTTAGATGCTGCTATCAGCCTTTTGAATGAGATGAAGCAGAAAGGCATTCCTCCGGACATAATCACTTATAATTCATTAATTGATGGTTTGTGTAGGTTTTGTCAATGGGAAAAGGTTAAGACTTTGTTCTCTGAGATGGTGAACTTTAATCTTTATCCAAATGTGCGCACCTTTAACATACTTATAGATGGAGTATGCAGAGAAGGGAAAGTTGAAGATGCTGAGGAAGTAGTGAGACACATGACCCATAAAAGTGTAGAGCCTGATGTGATCACCTACAATGCGATAATGGATGGATATTGTTTACGTGGTCAACTGGATAGAGCGAGGAGGGTTTTTGATTTCATGATAGATAAGAATATTGAACCTAGCATTATTAGCTATAACATACTAATAAATGGATGCtgtaagaaaaagaaattgacCGAGGCAATGCaattgtttcatgaaatttctcaaAAGGGATTAAAACCTGATATCTTTACCTACACTACTATCTTACAAGGTCTAtttgaagttggaagaattggatCTGCTAGAAAAATTTATGATGAGATGTTATCTGCGGGGCCCGATCCTAATCTATACACTCATGTCACGTTGCTCAATGGTTATTTTAAGTATGGACTTGTTGAAGAAGCTATGTCGTTCGttaagaagttggaaaaaaagaaagaatatgcTAGTAATGAATTTTACAATGTTGTCATTAATGGATTGTGCAAAAATGGTAAAGTCGACAAAGCTCGTGCTACTTTTGAGAAGCTTTCTTCAATTGGATTGCTTCCAAATGTGATAACATATAATACAATGATAAATGGATTTTGTCTAGAAGGTTTGTTAGATGAAGCTAAAGATATGCTAAGAAAAATGGAGGACAACGGTTGTTTGCCGAACAATGTGACTTACAATGTCTTTGTCCAAGGATTTCTCAGGTGTAACAAAATTAGTGAAATGGCAACTTTTATGAAGGAAATGACTGGAAGGGGCTTCTCATTTGATGCAACTACGTCTGAGATTCTGGTAAAGGTTATAAGCGTGAATCCTTCTGTTCTTGACATGATACCAGAGCTTCACTCGAAAAATAAGAAGTGAATATTTCTTTCGCTTTGTTTATTCGCCTATGCTGCCACTATTGTATCTATACGTCACACAAAGAGAAGTTTACTGCTGCTCCGAGGTTCCTCTTATACTATCTACAGATAACTTTGACGAAATTGTGCTAGAGGAGACGAAGGATGTCTTGGTTGAATTTTATGCTCCGTGGTAAGTTTGAAGTGGCTCATCGCAAGTCATTCACTTGATTTTGGAATTGATAGGTGAGTTCTATTTCTAAAGTCTCGGTAACATCAACATCCTGACATTGCTATCTTCAGTAGGAAAATCAAATTCTAACTGTGGTACCTCTTTAAAAAGTGAAAGTTTTGATGGTCAATAACTGCATACTTAAGGCCATCAAACAGATACTATAGCTCGACACAACCATCTTGTTTTTGCCTATCCCCTGTAGAATCTTAGTGCCCTGAGATGTTAGTCTTATCCCTCATTTGTGGATCTGGAAATTTTGTGCACTTGCTGAGATTTCTGTGTCCCATTGGCAGAGTTTCAGCTGTAGCTCGAGTGCTTACTCAGGAGCAATTATATGTGTTTCAAAGGGACAAGAGTTGCATCTATATCTAATTGAAACTAATTTCTGAGTCTGGTCTCATGCATAATGAACAACTATATGAGCTGGACTTCTCTTTCAAGATTGCATATGAGTAACTCCATATGTCATCAAATGTGTTTTGTTACCTTTATTGAGGCAAAACATCTTGATATGCAAGAGCCTTCAGTAATCAAGTAGAGGTTTTTTCATTTATAGTTTTTCTCCTCAGGGCAGATCATCTTGTTCATGGTAGTAGTTGATGGCTAAACCGTCGTACGCGGTTGTTTGTGAACAGCGATAAGCTGAGATGAACCAGGTTTGGGTTTTATACCAGAGCTTGGGATTACTGGAGTATAGGAATATAATTCAGATAGTGGGAGTTTAGCTGTGCAAAGTTAAATTTATGTACCTAAAATGGAAAACTGGTAGTGAATTAATCAGATCATAAGAACATTCTTTCCATGTCTTCAGTTttgtttttcataaaaaaaaaaaaaaaaatatatcactaACTCACCTATTCCTCaataaaatgcataaaaaggaagaaCCCTCATAAGGTGTTTGATAATGGCGGGCGGGGTGTACAACTTTTGATAGGTCAACTTCATCCTTCTGTGCCTGAAACATATAGTATGAATATTTGTGATTTTCCTGAAGTTGAAATAGAACTTGTTCAACATCAATATTCTATACTATAGATGAACGGTAAACACCATATTTAgtgtagagaaatatagcagaagaaaacTTAAATCGGAGAGaccttctgctagcccaagatcgttactaagatcggaagattcaactaaagaagaggaagctatCAAAAGGAGAATTTTGTTACGGACCAAGATTTCTTGAATTGCTTTGAAGTGGGTTCATTACAAATGACTAAGGTcatccctatttatacttgtgtaAGGATGGTTCTAGAAATTATTCTAGATACATCTACAAGAAAAATCTAGTAAACTTTATCTTCTACCACTACTCTAGaatatctagatttttctttaggaTAATTATCCAAGATCCTATACTAGACTATTCTAGATCTCTTACTAAATATCTAAAATTTTTTGTACCtccaaaaaatcaactttacTTCTTCACACTCCCCCTTAAAGTGATTTTTTGGAAACTACCCCGAGCTTGTTGCAGAAGAACTCAGACGAAGCTTTTGGGTGTGCCTTGGTGAAGATCTCAGACATACTTGCCTGTCTCCTTTCGCTTCTTCAAATGACGAAGGTTTTTCGCCATTAATTGGGCCTGCAAAGAAGCATGAATACTTACCAGCAAATTTTTCATCGTTATAGTGAGCTGGCTTAACAATATTTCTTTTTGGCCTTTGCGAATCACGTGAATCATCTCCATGCTGAGTTTTACGTTCTTGAGTTTCCAGACTCCCCCTTTCTCTTAGCTCCTTTACAATTGTGTTATCTAGAGAAGCATCTGAGTCGATAATGATCTGACCATGAATATCCTTTGAAGACTCAACACCAACATAGGATCCACCACTACATTCCCTTTCCAGCTCCTCAATAAATTGTTTGGCAGCTTCGTAGCTTCCAAAATCATCGCTTGTATCTCCATATGAAATTGATCCTTCAAGGTCAACCTCTTCATTTATTGACCATTGCCGCTTCTCCGTACGCTTCCGGTATTTGATTTGAGCTAGTGATTGACTGCGATACGGCGGATGATTGACCAAAGACTTCAACTTCCACTACAACTCCCTCAATGCTTTCTCCGGAATGGCCCCCGTTGCCATATATAGTTTCAGGCACTTCATGCTGAGGTTCTACTTTAATACCCTCTGCGTCCATGCTTTTATTACCAGTTTCAGGATCTACCTCGTTGATTTCCTCGGTAGCAGCTACCACGTCACTAGTCtgaacgtctttggaatcttctTGCTTTTTGTTGATGACACTAATGTCTTCCTTCTCCATGTGATGGACCGTATTATCTCTTGAATCCATGATCCAGTCTCTTTCGAAATTGAAGGAAGCCAGGGCATCTACTACTCGAGCCTCAGCTACGAAGCACCTTCCCCAgtcctcttcttcttcagcaGCTTTCTCAACTTGAGCCATGTTGCTCTCTTTTGTTCGGCAATATCTTTTTATGTGTCCTATTTTACCACACTCGTAACACGAGTCTTCTATAGTTATTAGTAGACTCTCCCTCCTTCGGCTAGCCGGAAACACTTTGAAATCGAGAGTGTGGCGTATCCGTGAATGTTTTTCCTTTGAAGTTCCTCTTGTTGGCTACTGAAGCATTTCCTTCCCTTCTTTAAAACATACACTACCCGTACGTTTTTGGCTAGTAGCTCGTGATGACAACAAATTCTCAAACTCTCCAAGGATGGTAGTTGAGCCCATCCTTGAATTGATGtaacaaaaggaatatattcTGGCTTCAAACAACGAATGATAGTTCTTCTCATTCGTGCTTCAGAGATAGCCTCGTCGGGGTTTAATAAAGAGATCTCTGAACATAAATTCTTAATCTTCAAAAAGTACTCAGCAATAGATAGATTACCTTGAGTGGTGTACGCCAATTCATTCTCTAATATCGGCAGTCGGGCTTCATCCTTCTTGTTGAACAACCGATAGAGGGTCCTCCATATCTCGTGAGCTGATTTGCACCTAATAATATGATCAAACAAGTTGTGAGAGATGGACCTCTTTAGGATGAACTCCGCTTTCGCATTAATGCACTTTCACTTCTTGTATGCGTGCTATTTTTCGGTCCTTCGGAGAGGAGGACTTATGAATGCCATTGATAACTTCCCACAAATCTCACCCACAAGGTATGactccatacatgtcttccataccTTGTAATTGGACTGATTCAACAACTCCATCCCCAGTCCATTAACACGACCGCTCAAATCCATTTAGAAATCAGTTGAATATACCACTAAcccaatataaaaataaaacccAGAAGCCAATCTACGgctatggctctgataccatgtagagaaatatagcagaagaaaacTTAAATCGGAGAGACCGtctgctagcccaagatcgttaTTAAGATCgaaagattcaactaaagaagaggaagctatgAAAAGGAGAACTTTGTTACGGACCAAGATTTCTTGAATTGACTTGAATTGCTTTGAAGTGGGTTCATTACAAATGATTAAGGTcatccctatttatacttgtgtaGGGATGGTTCTAGAAATTATTCTAGATACATCTACAAAAAAAATCTAGTAAACTTTATCTTTTACCACTACTCTAGaatatctagatttttctttaggaTAATTATCCAAGATCCTACACTAGACTATTCTAGATCTCTTACTAAATACCTAGGATTTTTTGTATCtccaaaaaatcaactttacTTCTTCACATCTAGAATATTCACGAATATACTATTTGAGGTTTATATATGATCCAAGATTATCGGATGCTTTGTTGAAATAGAACTTGTTCAAAATTGATAGGTTATACATTGTCATTGCTATTCGGAAAGGGTCATACTCCATGGAGTTATTATCAACTAACTTAGAACATGGAGGAAAGGAATTTATTTTCAAGACATACCTTTGTTTGAAATTCTCTACTGTAATAGTTAGAATATGCATTTTAAGTGTAAATCTTCTTGTTATTTTAAGAACTGGGGGAAGAGAGACCCGTGTCTTATCTTATCCTTCAACACTGTGTTATAATGCTGGTGACTTTAAGCTTTCCATGATCATTTGTCCACCTGTAGCTTTGTCATAGTTGTCGTTAAGGATATTAGTTGTCTATGGGATATTGAATCTTGTGGATACTATTAGATAGGAGTAAGCATATATTGCATTTTGTCTGTTGTATCTCTAATTTAAGCTTTACCTTTTGCAGGTGGGGTCATTGTGTAAACCTTGATATTGCTCATAACTGAAAAACTGTGTGACTACTACTCATTTCATGTCTGTTATTCAGACTTATGAAAAGGTTGTGATACTATCCAAACTAGAGAATGAATATTTGACTTCGTGATAATTTGCAGATGAACCGAATTGTCCAGGGCATCTCTAATGGTGCAAAgataaatgtgttgttattcTATTTTAAAGCCCTAGATTTTAGTAACTGTTTTTAGTATGTCTAAAGAAGTGCATTACTTAGTTGCCAAATGACATAGAAACTGCTTTTACTTGTTAGTATATGTGTTATTATTAAGGGCAGTTGCTATTATGACTGAGGTGGACAGGGCTACACGTTTAGAGTCTTGTTCATTGGCTAGTGTTCATTTGGCTAGAGTTTTTCATCCCATGGAAATAGTCCATTGCaactctcattttttttaatcgtAGTTTCATTGTTCTTTAGAGTTGATGTAAGTCTATCTCTAAAGCTTCGTATTTTACAGATATTTCTTCATCATTGATCTTGTAGAGTGTATTCGTAACTAGTATTTCCTTTGTGCAACTTCTTGATCTTGTGGCCATTGAAGATGAAGATAAGTTCTGTGCGTTTCCCTCGCTATGGTAACTCTTTCCTTGCTACATTTAGAGCTTATTCTTCaaatcataataatacatctATTTCGGTAAAGGGTAAACTTGGGTTAAATAGCAAGATTGAGAATGTCAAGTGTTTAGATGATGCTGTTACTCTCTTCCATCAATTGGTTAAAATGAAGCCTCTTCCTTCTGTTGTCAACTTCTCTAAATTATTTAAGACTATGCTAAATATGAAGCATTACTCTGCTGTTGTTTCCCTTTTTGGAGAAATGCAGAAATTGGGTATCCCAATTaatggatttatcttgagtaaCGTGATTAACAGTTACTGCCTGATGCATTGTGCTGACTTTGGATTTTTGATGTTACCCATTTACTTGAAAAATGGCATTCCATTTGATAATGTCAACTTTTCCATTCCAATAAGGGGATTATTTGCTGAAAATAAGGTCAAAGATGCAATTGAATTTTTCAAAACGTTGGTTAGAGAGAAGATTTGTGAGCCCGACGAAGTCATGTATGCAACCGTCATGAATGGGCTCAACAAAAGGGGGCATACAGAGAAGACTTTGCTCCGGTTAatggaacaagggagcactaaGCCCGGCATAAAGAACTACAGCATTGTGATAGATGCTCTTTGCAAAGATAGAAACTTAGATGCTGCTATCAGCCTTCTGAACGAGATGAAACAGAAAGGTGTTCCTCCAAACATAGTCACCTATAATTCATTAATTGATGGTTTGTGTAAGCTTGGTCAGTGGGAAAAGGTTAAGACTCTATTCGCTAAGATGGTGAACCTTAATATTTATCCAAATGTTCTCACCTTTAACATACTTATAGATGGACTATGCAAAGAAGGGAAAGTTGAAGATGCCGAGGAAGTAGTGAGACACATGACCCATAAAGGTGTAGAGCCTAATGTGATCACCTATAATGCGATAATGGATGGATATTGTTTGTGTGGTCAACTTGATAGAGCGTGGAGAATGTTTGATATCATGATAGATAAGTGCATTGAGCCTGACATTATTAGCTATAACATACTAATAAATGGATactgtaagaaaaaaaaattggtcgaGGCCATGCAAATGTTGCGTGAAATTTCTCGAAGGGGATAAAAACCTAATACTTTTACCTACACTACTATCTTGCAAGGCCTAtttgaagttggaagaattggatCTGCTGAAAAAATCTATGTTGAGATGCTATCTGCAGGGTCTATTCCTAATTTATACACTCATGTCACATTGCTCAATGGTTATTTTAAGTATGGGCTGGTTGAAGAAGCTATGTCACTTTTtagtaagttggaaagaaagagagaaaatgttgatattgaaTTGAACAATATTGTCATTAAAGGATTGTGCAAAAATGGTAAACCGAACGAAGCTCATGCCATATTCAAGAAGCTTTCTTCAATTGGATTGCTTCCGGATGTGAGAACATACGCTGCAATGATAAATGGATTTTGTCTTGAAGGATTGTTTGATGAAGCTAAAGATATGCTAAGAAAAATGGAAGACAACGGTTGCTTATCAAACAATGTCACTTATAATGTTATTGTGCAAGGATTTCTTAGGTGTAGCAGAATTAGTGAAATGGCAACTTTCATGAAGGAAATGACTGGAAGGGGCTTCTCATTTGATGCAACTACATCTGAGTTGCTGGTAAAGGCTGTAAGCGAGAATCCTTCGGTCCTTGACATGATACCAGAGCTTCACTGAAAAATTAAGAAGTTAATATCTCTTTCGCTTGGTTTATTCGCCTATACTATCACTATGATACAAGTTCCTTTTATCTCTGCAAAAGAAATGGCGTTCAGTGCAATTATAGAAGCTGAAAAATTGTCAATTAAAATGTTGCTTGGGCTTTCTAGACAGGCTTATTGAGGAGGTGCATcacttatgatattttcattgtttttccaattttttatcTTGGAGATCAGATACTACTGCTCTCTTCATATGATAAATAATGCGAGTTTCCCTTATGCGTAAACATTTTGAAGTCTAGGAATATCATTTTTGGTGCTATTTAGTTATCTTCGTGTATTACCATTTTCTATCTATTTGAGAATCAATAACAACTGCCTGCAATTTATAAATTACTGTGGAAACAGTATTTTTTCGATAATTTCTAAGGTCTTGTTAACACAACCATAGTTGGAAAACCAGAGCTGACAAGTTCAACCACATCCTTCAATACTTGTGACTTTCCTGAAGTTGAAATAGAGCTGGTTCAACATTGATACGGTATTCTATAGATGAGTGGTCGACACCTTATTTAGAATATTTAAGAATATATTTTCTGAGGTTTATATATAATCCAAGAGCACCGGATGCTTTATTGAAATAGAACTTGTTCAAAATTGATAGGGTACAGAAATTGTCATTGCTATTCGAAATGGATCGTACTCCATATAGTCATTGTGAACTAACTTAGAATGGAGGGGAGGAATTTCTTTTGAAGACGTAGCTCTGTTTGCAATTCTCATTCCTTAACATAATAAAGTgcatttgaagtttatgaatttctTGATAGCTCTGTAATTGTTTGTTTCTATAGAAGGGAAGCTTGCCCTATGCTCTGTACTCAGTGTAAGTTATGCAAA of Lycium ferocissimum isolate CSIRO_LF1 unplaced genomic scaffold, AGI_CSIRO_Lferr_CH_V1 ctg18079, whole genome shotgun sequence contains these proteins:
- the LOC132042810 gene encoding LOW QUALITY PROTEIN: protein Rf1, mitochondrial-like (The sequence of the model RefSeq protein was modified relative to this genomic sequence to represent the inferred CDS: substituted 2 bases at 2 genomic stop codons) translates to MKISSVRFPRYGNSFLSTFRAYSSNHNNTSISVKAKLGLNSKIENVKCLDDAVTLFHQMVRMKPLPSVVSFSKLFKTILTMKHYSAVISLFGEMQKLGTPIDGVILNSVINNYCLMHRVDCAFSVLPIYLKNGIPFNVVTFNTLIRGIFAENKVKDAVELFKKLVREKICVPNEVTYATVMNGLSKRGHTEKTLSLLRLMEQGNTKPNIKNYNIVIDALCKDGNLDAAISLLNEMKQKGIPPDIITYNSLIDGLCRFCQWEKVKTLFSEMVNFNLYPNVRTFNILIDGVCREGKVEDAEEVVRHMTHKSVEPDVITYNAIMDGYCLRGQLDRARRVFDFMIDKNIEPSIISYNILINGCCKKKKLTEAMQLFHEISQKGLKPDIFTYTTILQGLFEVGRIGSARKIYDEMLSAGPDPNLYTHVTLLNGYFKYGLVEEAMSFVKKLEKKKEYASNEFYNVVINGLCKNGKVDKARATFEKLSSIGLLPNVITYNTMINGFCLEGLLDEAKDMLRKMEDNGCLPNNVTYNVFVQGFLRCNKISEMATFMKEMTGRGFSFDATTSEILVKVISVNPSVLDMIPELHSKNKKWGHCMKISSVRFPRYGNSFLATFRAYSSNHNNTSISVKGKLGLNSKIENVKCLDDAVTLFHQLVKMKPLPSVVNFSKLFKTMLNMKHYSAVVSLFGEMQKLGIPINGFILSNVINSYCLMHCADFGFLMLPIYLKNGIPFDNVNFSIPIRGLFAENKVKDAIEFFKTLVREKICEPDEVMYATVMNGLNKRGHTEKTLLRLMEQGSTKPGIKNYSIVIDALCKDRNLDAAISLLNEMKQKGVPPNIVTYNSLIDGLCKLGQWEKVKTLFAKMVNLNIYPNVLTFNILIDGLCKEGKVEDAEEVVRHMTHKGVEPNVITYNAIMDGYCLCGQLDRAWRMFDIMIDKCIEPDIISYNILINGYCKKKKLVEAMQMLREISRRGXKPNTFTYTTILQGLFEVGRIGSAEKIYVEMLSAGSIPNLYTHVTLLNGYFKYGLVEEAMSLFSKLERKRENVDIELNNIVIKGLCKNGKPNEAHAIFKKLSSIGLLPDVRTYAAMINGFCLEGLFDEAKDMLRKMEDNGCLSNNVTYNVIVQGFLRCSRISEMATFMKEMTGRGFSFDATTSELLVKAVSENPSVLDMIPELHXKIKKLISLSLGLFAYTITMIQVPFISAKEMAFSAIIEAEKLSIKMLLGLSRQAY